From one Montipora capricornis isolate CH-2021 chromosome 10, ASM3666992v2, whole genome shotgun sequence genomic stretch:
- the LOC138020604 gene encoding integrase/recombinase xerD homolog — MNNATVEIEWIPRSRNQNADSLSRVVDFDDWSVSTAFFDYIASLFGSFTVDRFASHYSAKCARFYSKFWCPSSEGVDAFSVDWAGENNCSTIDVGSNQALKPLVKLIPNLLAVSRAPSTLKGYHAHFQKWKAWAARFPEVIFNPALELHVALYLVSLIQSGYSFTTISLAYYSISFFHKSCAVRNPCDSSFVKAVLEGCKRFSAKSVSTTKRLPILPEHLHALVDKFAGSDAGLPDIRDVCFCLVAFAGFLRFNELCNIKWSDIVFKDTYFALYIPRSKTDQYGSGATRVVARTGNPTCPFDMLCRYAKMSGDSLDSTEFVFRSLYKRKNGTHALRSGSRLSYSRARELFILKFKAIGLDTKLYGLHSLRIGGASAAANNDLTDRVIKKHGRWKSEHAKDVYCREDIQHQLLVTLNIGI; from the exons ATGAATAATGCCACTGTTGAAATAGAATGGATCCCAAGGTCCCGTAATCAGAATGCTGATTCTTTGAGTAGAGTTGTTGATTTCGACGATTGGAGTGTTTCGACAGCGTTTTTTGATTATATTGCATCTCTTTTTGGTTCCTTTACTGTGGACAGGTTTGCTTCCCATTATTCAGCTAAGTGTGCCAGGTTTTATTCTAAGTTTTGGTGCCCGTCATCTGAAGGTGTTGATGCTTTCAGCGTCGATTGGGCGGGCGAGAATAATTG TTCCACCATCGATGTAGGTAGCAATCAAGCCTTGAAGCCTCTGGTTAAGCTAATTCCCAATCTTCTAGCTGTTAGCAGGGCTCCATCAACTCTTAAAGGGTATCACGCACATTTCCAGAAGTGGAAGGCATGGGCTGCTCGTTTTCCTGAAGTTATATTTAATCCTGCTTTAGAACTTCATGTTGCGCTTTACCTTGTTAGTTTAATTCAGTCTGGTTATTCATTTACTACAATTAGTCTTGCCTATTATAGCATTAGTTTTTTCCATAAATCATGTGCGGTTCGTAACCCATGCGATAGTAGTTTCGTTAAGGCTGTTTTAGAAGGTTGTAAGAGGTTTTCAGCCAAATCAGTTTCTACTACGAAGAGGCTTCCGATCCTGCCTGAGCATTTGCATGCTCTTGTTGATAAATTTGCTGGCTCGGACGCTGGTTTACCCGACATAAGagatgtttgtttttgtcttgttgcTTTTGCTGGTTTCTTGCGCTTTAACGAGCTTTGTAATATTAAATGGAGTGATATTGTTTTTAAGGATACGTATTTTGCTCTCTATATCCCTAGGAGTAAGACCGATCAGTATGGGTCTGGTGCTACCAGGGTGGTTGCTAGAACTGGCAATCCTACTTGCCCTTTCGATATGTTATGTAGGTATGCTAAAATGAGCGGCGATAGCCTCGATTCCACAGAATTTGTTTTTCGTTCCTTGTATAAGCGAAAGAATGGGACTCATGCCCTTCGTTCAGGTTCTAGGCTTTCTTATTCTAGAGCTAGGGAACTGTTTATTCTTAAGTTCAAGGCCATTGGTTTAGATACCAAGCTTTACGGTCTCCATTCTCTTAGGATTGGCGGCGCTTCTGCTGCTGCTAATAATGATTTAACAGATCGCGTTATTAAAAAGCATGGTCGCTGGAAGTCTGAACACGCTAAGGATGTTTATTGTAGGGAGGATATTCAACACCAACTTTTAGTTACTCTCAATATTGGTATCTAG
- the LOC138022274 gene encoding uncharacterized protein, with product MAISWQFVATKSQRFRTCSNFEAIYWRFFHFESNKDLLWCTPEGSLSQNMADVVCNTSAKKSPKKGESSKGSKKTWSPSEEEYLISRWAQADCLFNTCSADYKRQEKKIAARVDIQRALNDQFGSTFTEEDIKGKMKNLRTQYGKELGKVKASTSSGSGTIEVYIPTWKYYDQLHFLRDSITPVKTRPTPGISGSLADPRLVQVDVEEDEESLVSQTTFETPKSAKSVAKIHKKMEDKVLEKSLSVLEDVTNKRKIPMEEDGDIIFGKHVCQSLKDIKDKRSKELVKLKIQQLLFEAQFGNNLQDTACNISCSWDSPYQQRLY from the exons ATGGCGATTTCGTGGCAATTTGTCGCCACAAAATCGCAGCGATTTCGAACATGCTCGAATTTTGAGGCGATTTACTGGCGATTTTTTCACTTTGAGAGTAACAAAGACCTACTTTGGTGTACCCCCGAGGGCAGTTTGTCACAAAACATGGCGGACGTTGTTTGCAACACGTCCGCAAAAAAGTCGCCGAAAAAAGGAGAAAGCTCCAAAGGAAGCAAGAAAACTTGGTCGCCTTCAGAAGAAGAATATTTAATAAGCCGTTGGGCACAGGCAGACTGCCTCTTTAATACATGTTCGGCAGACTACAAGCGGCAGGAGAAGAAAATCGCTGCAAGAGTAGACATTCAGCGAGCACTTAACGATCAGTTTGGTAGCACGTTTACCG agGAAGACATCAAAGGCAAGATGAAGAATTTAAGAACACAGTATGGCAAGGAGCTGGGAAAGGTTAAGGCCTCAACTTCTAGTGGTTCAGGAACAATTGAGGTGTACATACCAACTTGGAAGTACTATGATCAACTGCACTTTTTAAGAGATAGTATTACACCAGTCAAGACCAGACCAACCCCTGGAATTTCTGGCAGTTTAGCTGACCCTAGACTAGTTCAGGTTGATGTAGAGGAGGATGAGGAGAGTCTGGTCTCTCAAACCACATTTGAGAcaccaaaatcagcaaaatcagTGGCCAAAATCCACAAAAAGATGGAAGACAAGGTGTTAGAAAAATCTCTTTCTGTGTTGGAAGATGTtactaataaaagaaaaatacccATGGAAGAGGATGGAGACATAATTTTTGGAAAGCATGTATGCCAGTCTTTAAAAGACATCAAGGACAAACGAAGCAAAGAGCTAGTGAAATTGAAGATCCAGCAGCTACTTTTTGAAGCTCAGTTTGGTAACAATTTACAAGACACTGCTTGTAACATCAGTTGTTCTTGGGACAGCCCATATCAGCAGAGGCTTTACTGA